The DNA region ataatacgcgaccgtcagaatataatatatcctTCGGAGCGgaaatcttcatttctcggaataagattttttgcttaCTAATGGGTTTttgacgaattctggctttatcagcattaacagcctttgtagttctaacaacACGCGGCCGCGCTGttcttttctggtcttcgacagacgaagtgttgttgtatctgttgatagtacgatgtacgaacatacggctgatacaagcttttgaagtgtttCCATatccactttgtgcaaggcgatcactgcagtcctattttatttaacacccgattccatattgtaatttgataatgaacacgaaaaaatatgtgaaatggcacATAATcgaaagaaatttttaaaataatatacgatttccaaattcaaaataattaaaaagttaaaaagagaaaagtttttatgtaccAGTAGTTacttatggccagactagttacaGTGAACTCTACAAGGTCCAGTAAAATGGCAGACCGGCACGTGGAGGGAAATGAAAGCAATTGGAGCAGAGTGGGGGAGGTCTTTAACACGTGGCAAGCGGGTGATGATAttgttacataaattttataatccGAATAAAAggattatatgtaatttagtaattaattcCGTATACATCACATCCTCTAACACAAAGGCATaattcgaaaaataatgtttataaatatttacagatttcCTCTTTGATAATGTTTACTATACTAATGCTttgcaaatttattaaaatttcaataaattctataatttacgattgattatataaatgtacaatattacaataaaagaaCTCAAATAACTAGGAGCGCAACGGCTATTCCCTTTCAaactcttccaggcaaccatcgttaggaaaaataatacagaataTGGTAAAAGTTAAatctacaaatataataagctATAAGCTACGCTATTGGGCCTTGGGGTTCAAGTGCCGATACCCCAGAGCTGATGCTTTCCTCAACAAATAAGTCAcaatacagcaaggaaatgccagcattaatggtaggtacactgccacaggaacaaaagttttaattttttttttgaattttctaattatcaatttttaattattattattattgctatacaggttaagaatattttaaatactgtatatttgtgtgttggcaATAAATCGATATAACTTATAATCtatagatatatacatataatacaaaaacaaacaacaataGACTAGGGTCTCATGAATGGcgataacatattatataaagatacgcatatagtaataataaaaacaattaaaaattaataaacagaaaattaaaagaaatttcaaAAGTTTGATCCCTGTGGCGTACCTTTTAACgatggcagcatttccttacTGTATTTACTgacagtaaatttaaaattagaagcattcaatatatatttatttttgacgttTGAATCAATATGTTTGAATTTGTTagatgttattttgttttttgtttagtttatgcTGTACTTTACCCTCAGTTGGtttctcttttttatttttctatactaGGGAAACGTTGTCCAATCTTAtacatatctatttattttgggGCTCAAATTTTAAGCAATGGCGGATGCATTTCCACATTTCCAGGCAGAAAATgctctggaaatgtggtgctggaggagaATGCTTGGGGTTTCGTGATCCGAGTTATGTGCAAACgtctcgatacttcaagaactcggtattaagGAGCGTCTGTTATCCATAGTATCTGTAGTCCATAGAATGCCTTGTTATCCACGGGAAGGTGGAAAGCACTAAACCGCGCGGAgggtcacctacgcgttggacaAGATCAACTCTGCTGTAGGAGATTCACGAAGTGCATTACATCTGCCCCTTCTAATACTCCTACTAcataaaagagtaccgagagtttattacgccggctttttctctcggcctacactctgtcttctttgccgatgagtatgCATGActgcgatacaaatttaatgacgtgtaataagtgatacttgtatcttttattccataataaacatatcatTTCTTATTTAGCGATAATGACCGCTCTGTCAACagtgtaccggataagaagTAGTAGGGAGAAATCGCTTTTTAGCGTAAAGGCCGCCCTTTGCCTAATAACCtgtttatgtatgtttaaggtaaattaataaatatttttgtattagacATTTGTGGATTTCTTAATTCCTATGTGACTAATGCGGTAAAGTCAAAATACATATCTAGCAAAGGGATCGTAGTATCTTGGCATATGTAAAACTTGATACATCGAGGGCCCTATGTACGctagattttagttttttttattacggcCCGTAACATGATatcaaaaagttataaaaaaattaaaccaacGTGCAGTTCAaagttaatatgtttttattatctttgaaataactaaactttaagaaaacactttttaaacggattgaagctatgtatcatttttataaacttataattatttacataattttaaatttaattttttttcttccgacgtttcgcatgctttacagcgtgcgtagTCACTAGACTAACTagacttttaaataatcttaagtCGACGGCAGGGTccggtttttttaataatcgaaACACGACTTTCTTTAGCCAGGATATTCAGGAACATAAATTCAcgttgttttcatttttatatcatatctaatctatatttaaacattCTCTCGTGTCTCTGTAACCAAATTCCTTCGAAACGGCTCAGGCGAATTAGAAtatattgtagtttttttattatggttCGAtgctaaaatacatatacccttaattgtcaccctcCTATCACCAATTCTCATTTTAAATATCGGtattagttttgtaataatcattatgtggtaaaataatagtttctACTAACTAGACGCTAGTTGGTATATAATACTTACCGTTTCGTGACGTCTATTTCCCCGTCTAACAGTTGTGCTTTATCAAGGCTCCGTTGTGTAaacctaaaattatttttcaattaaaataacaattagtgCTTACTACTACACTCTTAGCAGTgttgacttcagcgtgcgactctaatccctaaggtcgtaggttcaatccacggctgtacaccaatggactttctttctttgggcaaatttaacattcgctcgaacggtaaaggaaattatcgcgaggaaaccagcttgccttagatcgaAACCGAAGACGGCGTGTTAGGCACCtatgctgatcacctattgatcttaaaaaagatacagaaatctgaggaccagacctataatggttgcagcgccactgatttattttatttttttacactacACTGTTCAAGAACCAATAATTATAACGTTAAAACTAATTTCTAATGAAGTtctttcatacaaaatttgGAGATTCTGTTATTATGATGATGGACCTAAAATCGGaatctatttttatgttaaggGCATGAACCGcactctttattttaaaattacaatagtCTAGCTTCTATAATCACTAATGCTGGCAgcctctttaaaaaaacacaaatgcgAAATTCGTCGTTCAGTTTGACCAATTAGTAATTACTATCTAGAAAATACACTCTTACTGGTTACAtcgaaaaataatgaaaataatgtcaTTTTGATTACGCACCGTTCCATACAAACGAATTCCTTGTTTTTACTATGAACGAACTTCACGTGTCTGCGTGAGTTCGTCTGTGATCGAAGGTGCACGGAGAgacgaaaatatattatgttttatgttaaatataatataattgtgttaACAGGAACAGAATTTTATCTAAGAAAAcgtttaaatatgtttttagaaTGTTCTTagttaatacattattaaggcgatagttcaataaaaaaacaagtttaaAGCTTTCAAATATCGAAACATTAACACACATTATATTCAAGGTAATGCACAATTTTTTtgaagatatataatatttagttacatACCTTGTCCTTGCAGTTGGGTATTTTACAAACTGGGcagtaaatatattgtttaaaactaaactactATCCTAAAATAAAGGcttaagttattaaaactaaatcaagGATAAATTAATAGCcgcacaaaaaaaaataccagaCCAATGCacaatattactaatatatagttatagtaatttaaatattttgttcccTTCAAAATCATTAGTTTCCATGGGCTGCATgcacataattttattaaaaaataattgtaatacctACTAcctatactaaaaaatatttatcaaaaaattaattaatacaatttggaGGATACTGAAACATTACACTACacattttatatcatattaaataaaaaacagaaAATGACACTTTGTGTCgacaaattttcatacaaatttagttttctacATACGctactgttaaggcatcttgactaAACAGTAAACACTATACCCCACAATCTCAATCAACttcaacaaaaatttatacttaatagGTTATAGTGACATTTAGATTCACAGGCAGCAGTGTGGCCATATGaagaatttgaaataattctCCTCCAACGACTCGCTTGTCACACTCTAACgactaaatgaaatattatctcTAGTCTCTTCTTCGTCTTTATCTGTGTGAACCCAAATGtgattctttaaaatatttctttgtgCAAACAATTTTGAGAAACGTGTTTTGcaaaataagttaattttctttatatttatgatttggTCATGACTAAAGGCTCAAGAAGTTTTTAGATCTTAATACTGCCCACTTTTTGGTAGGATTTATATGAATATCTACGTCAAGTCGTTACcaaaaaacgtttaaaaatggTTGTAGCTTCGACAAATTTTTCTGCACCGGTTGAAGGTGTCCTTTTACAAAATTCCTCTACGAAGCTGCTGATAAATAACCTGGAAATTGGCACAGcaactttatatataactgaaaagtatgtaatttttactCTATTCTAGTCATAAGACTTATGAAAATCGTGTAAAAGTGCTTTCGTGAACGAGCATTGTAAAAATCTCATTATAAGCATCAATACCGCTATATAGATTGAATTTTAAACGTGTGACTGACACCCTTATGCCgtacctatgagaaaatttgTCTTTTTTGTTATCAACCCTCCAAAGCAAGGTAgacaaagatttttataagcaAGCTGGTGATCAGCTTTTGTTTTTgctttatgaaattttatacatGAAACAATATTTCGTTTGTTTGGAAGACATTTTAaatccttattatttttaaataaacttgtttcagCAATGTTGTATGGGGGGGGGGCGCTGCAGCTTCAGGTGGGCCATCGCCACCTGTGTCTATTCTTTATCCAAATATTTCTCTCCATGCAGTACAACGGGAACCAAGCCCAGCTCTGTATCTTGTCCTTAACTATGAATTGAGGTAAAACTACTCACTTTTAACTATGatggtttaatattaataatatacaaaggttaatcaatagttttaaattatttaatagtacagagctaattattttttacttctttGTATTGTGTGACctccaaatttattaaaaaacctgCCATTTTAAATCTGATTTGATTGTGATTATTGGTagtcattaaaatttagaaaacaTGTGAAGTTTGCACAAACATTTTgctacagaaatataattaaatacagttttttgttaataaggtaattattgtttaagatTACCCAATGTACCCACTGGAACAGGTGATAGCAATGAGGCTCAAAATGACAATGAAGATGAAGAATTTGATGCTGATGATCAACCCATCACACAGATAAGGTAGTACAATGTAAACTCTTTATAAAAACACCGAAGGTACTGTGCATTTTAAGGTGTTATAGTTGTTGTGTAGAGAGAAGCAAAACATATAGATTATCCATGACTCCTagttattagtcatggtcaacaacagtctacacaTGCAAGCAAAGAACGAATTTCATAGAAACTTTGTATGCATGATGctgacagtcgagtttattgcgggctacaataataaagcgacaaaacagaccatttttactaattttagcaacttaaaaagtactttaatactcaattgttgtcatTATTGAGAGTGgctgtaatgctatgtagagtgtatcattgcATGGTAGACAAgttaaaccaaccaaagccaatttattacaatacttTAGGGGGAGTTCATTGTTAAATTAAGGGattttagatataatttacaataatcaagccaaattttgatttaaaagtgAAGTTAGTTTTGGTATCGGTCCTACATTACCTTTTTCATTCTCCatagtttttactttatacaatttatattcattaagactagcaaatgtataatttttgcCTCATTTaaactagatttaaaaatagtccTAATCTCTTTTACTGTTCTATTTCGTACCATTGATggtgtattgtatttttgtaggTTTATACCAGAAAACGAAAATGACCTGCAACTTATGTTTTCTGCTATGTGTCAGGGTCAAGCTTTACACCCTGATCCCCAGGATGAGTCAGAAGATGACCCTTATATGAATTTGGATGATGGTATAGtcttttatatctattttaaatatttttcagttaaccttttcaaatttaacaatatatgaATTTCCTTTAGATGATGAAGAGTTTGAAGATGCACAGGAAAATGACTCTTCAGATGAAGCAGCTGGGAGAATGCAGCAACTCagaattgaaaatttaaatgggAGCACACATTATGAAGgtgattaccattttttttggattatctctgcaaaataaaaacaaaggcAAAAATTTGCAGTGCTCTATACATATGGTACATattgtaataaagtttttattttattttcagattgTGAAGATGTTGAAAAtgaatagtttaatttaattttatatggtGCACACACAATTGactgaaaatatttgtgtagTTCAGGAagataagttttttataaatatttataacatacaagTAATATTCTCTATGTATTGGCTATATCTACTAATATCAAGGTTCTATTGCTCAATATTGAACtaattaaatcttaatttttattttgtgcaGTGGTGCAAAATGCAGTGTTCTCTTAAAACCAGAtgatttttaacaaatgaaGTCTTGTAATGATTTCATATGGATGCTATAGAAGCTaactatacaatataattctaaaatatttgccTTTAATACCCGTAGATTTGCTAAATAGATACTTTATAAGAAATCATTTAGAGGCAAATTATATCGTAAAAttcgaatataaataatctctTTGTTTGTCAATACTATAAACTAAGTTTGGTTATATACCACAGTTAAGTTTAAAAGACTTTtgtttctacaaaaaaaaatgtatccaTGTCAGCATGTTTGAAAGCTAAGCTGATCCACTATAGATCAAATGGTACTTTCTAAATCTCATTAGTATACCATGGTTGATGGTGACAtctattttttgttttctcaATGTTATGAAGAAATACTTTGATTTCACTAGTTTTACAACCACACTCTAATGTAGTATTTGTATTCCAAAAGCTAGatgtaatatttcataataaattgtattattaaaaaagttgtttACATTTATAGTTTTTCATTAGAAAACTGAGAATGAGAATCTCTCTCTAAATAGAATGTTTGGTcagaagatattttaattttaaactgagCTCGACAAGGCAAAAAACAGTTacatttaatgatttatttaacgCAAAATTTATCTAACAAGTACTTATATTTTAACCTTAGTCACTTAAACTCTTCAAAATGTGTTACAAATTGTAACCTAAGTACACTATCGGATTTAGTAAACAAGTTACACAAATACACTATCCGAATTGCACTTTCACACTTTGATGTAGTGATttcgttatttaattaaattttatgtaattttgaaaatattttcagtaacATGCCTAATTGCACTTTATATACACGTAAAACGAAATACACTTTATAAACGAAAATACACTAAATCAAAGAgcactttaaaattaattatactataCGGCGACGCTAAGGAAAAAAAACCCCTTAAATGTgcgtgtttataaaaatatacggaTTTGATGAAAAAACATGCCAGTCAAAAACATTCACTCATAAAAttgtacgaaattatttagTCTAGTGAATTACTGATTACTAC from Pieris brassicae chromosome 2, ilPieBrab1.1, whole genome shotgun sequence includes:
- the LOC123720688 gene encoding methylosome subunit pICln-like, which produces MVVASTNFSAPVEGVLLQNSSTKLLINNLEIGTATLYITENNVVWGGGAAASGGPSPPVSILYPNISLHAVQREPSPALYLVLNYELRLPNVPTGTGDSNEAQNDNEDEEFDADDQPITQIRFIPENENDLQLMFSAMCQGQALHPDPQDESEDDPYMNLDDDDEEFEDAQENDSSDEAAGRMQQLRIENLNGSTHYEDCEDVENE